One region of Bosea sp. 29B genomic DNA includes:
- a CDS encoding AMP-binding protein produces MTVLSAAQATSDARPWLAHYPPAVPPVIDEAGVGTLADLIRNACDTYADRQAFESFGKSITFAEVGRAARAFAAWLQAQGFKKGDRIALMMPNILAYPATIFGALIGGFTVVNVNPLYTARELAHQVNDAEARALVVIENFAHVVEEARPNLKLDAILIATAGDLMGFKGTIVNFVARKIKKVVKPYNLPGAVPLKTIFAHPGTMSPVTVAPGDVAFLQYTGGTTGVSKGATLTHHNVASNVAQCALWLGWQLEAPHGRSDYQHVMVTALPLYHIFALTCCCMFMLRIGAKGLLIANPRDIAGFIKILKASRFTLFSGVNTLYNALASHPEIKDVNFSELSFAIAGGMATQAAVAKRWKEVTGRPIIEGYGLSETSPVASVNRTDITEFTGTIGYPLPSTDFAIRDAEGNDVPAGEAGEICIRGPQVMAGYWNRPDETAKVMTADGYFRSGDVGVFLPDGQIRVVDRMKDMVLVSGFNVYPNEVEDVLAKHPGVLESAVIGLPDEHSGEAVTAFVVKRDAAVTAEELRAFCKENLTGYKVPKQIIFRETLPKTNVGKVLRRALREEIAAQKG; encoded by the coding sequence ATGACGGTTCTTTCCGCGGCTCAGGCGACATCGGATGCGCGCCCCTGGCTGGCGCATTATCCGCCGGCCGTGCCGCCGGTGATCGACGAAGCCGGGGTCGGCACGCTTGCCGACCTGATCCGCAATGCGTGCGATACCTATGCCGATCGCCAGGCCTTCGAGAGCTTCGGCAAGTCGATCACCTTCGCCGAGGTTGGGCGCGCCGCGCGCGCTTTCGCCGCCTGGCTGCAGGCGCAGGGCTTCAAGAAGGGCGACCGCATCGCGCTGATGATGCCGAACATCCTCGCCTATCCGGCGACGATCTTCGGCGCGCTGATCGGCGGCTTCACTGTCGTCAACGTCAACCCGCTCTACACCGCCCGCGAGCTGGCGCATCAGGTCAACGACGCCGAAGCGCGCGCGCTGGTGGTGATCGAGAACTTCGCCCATGTCGTCGAGGAGGCGCGGCCCAACCTCAAGCTCGACGCGATCCTCATCGCCACTGCTGGCGACCTGATGGGGTTCAAGGGGACGATCGTCAATTTCGTCGCCCGCAAGATCAAGAAGGTGGTCAAGCCCTACAACCTGCCGGGCGCGGTGCCGCTCAAGACCATCTTCGCCCATCCGGGGACGATGAGCCCGGTCACGGTCGCGCCCGGGGATGTCGCCTTTCTGCAGTATACCGGCGGCACCACCGGCGTCTCCAAGGGCGCGACGCTGACGCACCACAACGTCGCCTCCAATGTTGCGCAATGCGCGCTCTGGCTCGGCTGGCAGCTCGAGGCGCCGCATGGCCGCAGCGACTATCAGCATGTCATGGTGACGGCGCTGCCGCTCTACCACATCTTCGCCCTGACCTGCTGCTGCATGTTCATGCTGCGCATCGGCGCCAAGGGGCTGCTGATCGCCAACCCGCGCGACATCGCCGGCTTCATCAAGATCCTGAAGGCGAGCCGGTTCACGCTCTTTTCCGGCGTCAACACGCTCTACAATGCGCTCGCCAGCCATCCCGAGATCAAGGACGTGAACTTCTCGGAGCTCAGCTTCGCCATCGCCGGCGGCATGGCGACCCAGGCAGCCGTGGCCAAGCGCTGGAAGGAGGTCACCGGCCGGCCGATCATCGAGGGCTACGGCCTGTCGGAGACCTCGCCGGTCGCCTCGGTCAACCGCACCGACATCACCGAGTTCACCGGCACGATCGGCTACCCGCTGCCCTCGACCGACTTCGCCATCCGCGACGCCGAGGGCAACGACGTGCCCGCCGGAGAAGCCGGCGAGATCTGCATTCGCGGGCCGCAGGTGATGGCCGGCTACTGGAACCGGCCGGACGAGACCGCCAAGGTGATGACGGCGGACGGCTATTTCCGCTCCGGCGACGTCGGCGTCTTCCTGCCGGACGGGCAGATCAGGGTCGTCGACCGGATGAAGGACATGGTCCTGGTCTCCGGCTTCAACGTGTACCCGAACGAGGTCGAGGACGTGCTCGCCAAGCATCCCGGCGTGCTCGAATCGGCCGTCATCGGTCTGCCGGACGAGCATTCGGGCGAGGCGGTGACCGCCTTTGTGGTCAAGCGCGATGCGGCCGTCACCGCCGAGGAACTGCGTGCCTTCTGCAAGGAGAACCTGACCGGCTACAAGGTTCCCAAGCAGATTATCTTCCGCGAGACGCTGCCCAAGACCAATGTCGGCAAGGTGCTGCGCCGGGCGTTGCGCGAGGAGATCGCCGCGCAGAAGGGCTGA
- the mtaB gene encoding tRNA (N(6)-L-threonylcarbamoyladenosine(37)-C(2))-methylthiotransferase MtaB, whose translation MGVELVTFGCRLNLVESETVERQARTAGLSDLAVINSCAVTAEAVRQAGQAIRRLAREKPERPIVVTGCAAQIEPARFAAMPEVARVLGNAEKLDAASWRALASSNSLRAGAPADVPSKIMVGDIMQARDASPQRTQALGQHTRGFLQVQNGCDHRCTFCVIPLGRGNARSSSVEEVVAQARRLVEEGASEIVLTGVDLTSYGREQSDGPTLGALVGAILAALPELKRLRLSSLDAVEVDDDLRDLIAEESRLMPHLHLSLQSGDDLVLKRMKRRHSRAEAVSFCKELRALRPDIVFGADLIAGFPTEDEAMFSRTLALIEECGLSYVHGFPFSPRPGTPAARMPQVAGGEIKERAARLREAAEAAYGRHLSARIGRPLSVLTERGDTGRAEDFTLVRFGHGVAPGQILAVTAHAQNGKSLLAA comes from the coding sequence ATGGGCGTCGAGCTCGTCACCTTCGGCTGCCGGCTGAACCTCGTCGAGAGCGAGACGGTCGAGCGGCAGGCACGCACCGCCGGTCTCTCCGACCTCGCGGTGATCAACAGTTGCGCGGTGACCGCGGAAGCCGTGCGCCAGGCCGGCCAGGCGATCCGCCGGCTCGCCCGCGAAAAGCCGGAGCGCCCGATCGTCGTCACCGGCTGCGCCGCGCAGATAGAGCCCGCGCGCTTCGCCGCCATGCCGGAGGTGGCGCGGGTGCTCGGCAACGCCGAGAAGCTCGACGCGGCAAGCTGGCGGGCCCTCGCGAGCTCGAACAGCCTGCGGGCCGGTGCACCGGCCGACGTGCCGAGCAAGATCATGGTCGGCGACATCATGCAGGCGCGCGACGCCTCTCCACAGCGCACGCAGGCGCTCGGCCAGCATACGCGTGGCTTCCTGCAGGTGCAGAACGGCTGCGACCATCGCTGCACCTTCTGCGTCATCCCGCTCGGGCGCGGCAATGCCCGTTCTTCTTCGGTGGAAGAGGTCGTCGCGCAGGCGCGCCGCCTCGTCGAGGAGGGCGCCAGCGAGATCGTGCTGACCGGGGTCGACCTGACGAGCTATGGCCGGGAGCAATCGGACGGGCCGACGCTCGGCGCTCTCGTCGGCGCGATCCTCGCAGCGCTGCCCGAGCTGAAGCGCCTGCGTCTGTCCTCGCTCGACGCTGTGGAGGTCGACGACGATCTGCGCGATCTCATCGCCGAGGAATCGCGGCTGATGCCGCATCTGCACCTGTCGCTGCAATCGGGCGACGACCTCGTGCTGAAACGGATGAAACGCCGCCACAGCCGTGCCGAAGCGGTCAGCTTCTGCAAGGAGTTGCGGGCCCTGCGCCCCGACATCGTCTTCGGCGCCGATCTGATCGCGGGCTTCCCGACCGAGGACGAGGCAATGTTCTCGCGCACGCTCGCACTGATCGAGGAGTGCGGACTATCCTATGTCCACGGCTTCCCGTTTTCGCCGCGGCCCGGCACGCCGGCGGCACGCATGCCGCAGGTCGCCGGCGGCGAGATCAAGGAGCGCGCGGCCCGCCTGCGGGAGGCCGCAGAGGCTGCCTATGGTCGGCATCTGTCCGCCCGCATCGGCCGGCCGCTCTCGGTCCTGACCGAGCGCGGCGATACCGGCCGAGCCGAGGATTTCACGCTGGTGCGCTTCGGCCATGGCGTTGCGCCCGGTCAGATCCTGGCGGTGACCGCCCATGCCCAAAACGGCAAATCGTTGCTGGCTGCTTGA
- the dapF gene encoding diaminopimelate epimerase, protein MNALANRRFLKMNGLGNEITVLDLRGTKHIVSEAEARAIASQERTRFDQLMVLHDAKAAGIDAYVRIYNTDGSEAGACGNGTRCVAWAMTADPEMGQAGRNGLLLQTKAGLLPVARLSEAVFTVDMGAPRLAWDEIPLAEPFEDTRRFELQIGPIDDPILHTPCAVSMGNPHAVFFVDDPYRFNLEQIGPLLENHPIFPDRANIGLAAVKAPDHIVLRVWERGAGITRACGSGACAALVAAVRRELSERKATVSLPGGDLVIEWRESDGHVLMTGPAALDWEGVLEPGLFAAVA, encoded by the coding sequence ATGAACGCCCTCGCCAATCGCCGGTTCCTCAAGATGAACGGGCTCGGCAACGAGATCACCGTACTCGATCTGCGCGGAACGAAGCATATCGTCTCCGAGGCCGAGGCTCGCGCCATCGCGAGCCAGGAGCGCACCCGCTTCGACCAGTTGATGGTCCTGCACGACGCCAAGGCGGCGGGAATCGACGCCTATGTCCGCATCTACAACACCGACGGCTCCGAGGCCGGCGCCTGTGGCAACGGCACGCGCTGCGTCGCCTGGGCGATGACCGCCGACCCTGAGATGGGTCAGGCCGGCCGCAACGGGCTCCTGCTGCAGACCAAGGCCGGGCTGCTGCCGGTGGCGCGTCTGTCGGAGGCCGTCTTCACTGTCGACATGGGGGCGCCACGCCTGGCCTGGGACGAGATCCCGCTGGCCGAGCCCTTCGAGGACACCCGCCGTTTCGAACTGCAGATCGGGCCGATCGACGATCCGATCCTGCACACGCCCTGCGCCGTCAGCATGGGCAACCCGCACGCGGTGTTCTTCGTCGACGATCCCTATCGCTTCAATCTCGAGCAGATCGGCCCGCTGCTGGAGAACCACCCGATCTTCCCGGACCGCGCCAATATCGGCCTCGCCGCGGTCAAGGCGCCGGACCATATCGTGCTGCGGGTCTGGGAGCGCGGCGCCGGCATCACCCGGGCCTGCGGCTCGGGCGCCTGCGCGGCGCTGGTCGCTGCCGTGCGGCGCGAGCTCTCCGAACGCAAGGCGACCGTCAGCCTGCCCGGCGGCGACCTCGTCATCGAATGGCGCGAGAGCGACGGCCATGTGCTGATGACTGGCCCGGCGGCGCTCGACTGGGAGGGCGTGCTGGAGCCCGGTCTCTTCGCCGCCGTCGCCTGA
- a CDS encoding GyrI-like domain-containing protein, translated as MRQSRFSALLIVLAFAYPAAAQTRVAPPTAVESTPLAAPPGTATPAQNAQPAQQAPTQSQGSQPAQAEPQPVQPPPALQSPVTPQPVQPAPQAPAEPQPVQPPPTLPSPQPVPPVQQQQTGTPDSNATLAGKKGDPSDVDEVQLTAKPVLLFAGQASWDQGFKKLGETIALLRAEADKAGLKVAGRPLSLFVETDDNGFKFEAMLPVDKAAAAPLANGVRNAQSPVGRALRFVHTAPYDDIDSTYETITAYLEAKNIVVKDAFLEEYVSDLKDAGDPNLEINVYVQPK; from the coding sequence ATGCGGCAGTCGAGATTCAGCGCGCTCCTTATTGTGCTCGCCTTTGCCTATCCGGCCGCCGCGCAGACGCGCGTGGCGCCGCCTACGGCTGTGGAGAGCACGCCGCTCGCCGCGCCGCCGGGGACCGCGACGCCGGCGCAGAATGCCCAGCCGGCCCAGCAGGCGCCGACCCAGAGCCAGGGCAGCCAGCCGGCTCAGGCCGAACCGCAGCCGGTGCAGCCGCCGCCGGCGCTTCAATCACCCGTGACGCCGCAGCCGGTGCAGCCGGCTCCCCAGGCGCCGGCCGAGCCGCAACCCGTCCAACCGCCGCCGACCCTGCCCAGCCCGCAGCCGGTGCCGCCCGTGCAGCAACAGCAGACCGGCACGCCCGACTCGAATGCGACGCTCGCCGGCAAGAAGGGCGACCCCTCCGATGTCGACGAGGTCCAGCTGACGGCCAAGCCCGTATTGCTGTTCGCCGGGCAGGCGAGCTGGGACCAGGGCTTCAAGAAGCTGGGGGAAACCATCGCGCTCCTGCGAGCGGAGGCCGACAAGGCCGGGCTCAAGGTCGCGGGCCGGCCACTCAGCCTGTTCGTCGAGACCGACGACAACGGCTTCAAGTTCGAGGCTATGCTGCCGGTCGACAAGGCAGCGGCCGCGCCGCTGGCGAACGGCGTGCGCAATGCGCAGTCACCGGTCGGCCGCGCCCTGCGCTTCGTTCATACCGCGCCCTATGACGACATCGATTCGACCTATGAGACGATCACGGCCTATCTTGAGGCCAAGAACATCGTCGTGAAGGACGCTTTCCTCGAGGAGTATGTCAGCGATCTCAAGGACGCCGGCGATCCGAACCTCGAGATCAACGTCTACGTCCAGCCGAAATAG
- a CDS encoding MBL fold metallo-hydrolase, whose protein sequence is MTRRKLLRLLGIPALLGSSGFAWASYARSRNPYYQGPVSDHFDGLIFTDGRPVTKGLTDVLRWQFSKRKREVFPALYEAPPQDKPPARVEGLRVVHLGHASFLYQVAGLNILIDPVFSERASPFSFFGPKRVNAPGVAFADLPRIDVVLVTHNHYDHLDVETLAQVHARDNPRMIMPLGNDVIVKAREASVRAEAHDWGTRLELSDKVATALVPSYHWSARGAFDRRMALWCSFVIETPAGKLFHIGDTGYHDGSLYERLGREHGPFRLAALPIGAYEPRWFMSDNHMNPEEAVKVMRSLRAEQALGHHWGTFQLTDEGVTRPPEALTIALEKAGLPEERFRPMRPGLVWEA, encoded by the coding sequence ATGACACGCCGCAAGCTCCTGCGCCTCCTCGGCATCCCCGCCCTTCTCGGCTCCTCCGGCTTCGCCTGGGCCTCCTATGCGCGCTCGCGCAATCCCTATTACCAGGGCCCGGTCAGCGACCATTTCGACGGTCTGATCTTCACCGACGGCCGGCCGGTCACCAAGGGTTTGACCGATGTGCTGCGCTGGCAGTTCTCGAAGCGCAAGCGCGAGGTCTTCCCGGCGCTGTATGAAGCGCCGCCGCAGGACAAGCCACCCGCGCGTGTCGAAGGCTTGCGCGTCGTCCATCTCGGCCACGCCTCCTTCCTCTACCAGGTCGCCGGCCTCAACATCCTGATCGACCCGGTCTTTTCCGAACGCGCCAGCCCGTTCTCCTTCTTCGGGCCCAAGCGCGTGAACGCCCCCGGTGTCGCCTTCGCCGACCTGCCGAGGATCGACGTCGTGCTGGTGACGCACAACCATTACGACCATCTCGACGTCGAGACGCTGGCGCAGGTCCATGCCCGCGACAATCCGCGCATGATCATGCCGCTCGGCAACGATGTGATCGTCAAGGCGCGCGAGGCGAGCGTTCGGGCCGAGGCGCATGACTGGGGTACGCGGCTCGAATTGTCGGACAAGGTCGCGACCGCGCTGGTGCCGAGCTATCACTGGTCGGCGCGCGGCGCCTTCGACAGGCGCATGGCGCTGTGGTGCTCCTTCGTGATCGAGACGCCGGCCGGCAAGCTCTTCCATATCGGCGATACCGGCTACCATGACGGCTCGCTCTATGAGCGGCTCGGCAGGGAGCACGGCCCGTTCCGGCTGGCGGCGCTGCCGATCGGCGCCTATGAGCCACGCTGGTTCATGAGCGACAATCACATGAACCCGGAAGAGGCGGTCAAAGTGATGCGCTCGCTGCGCGCCGAGCAGGCGCTCGGCCACCACTGGGGCACCTTTCAGCTCACCGACGAGGGCGTCACCCGCCCGCCCGAAGCGCTCACGATCGCGCTGGAGAAGGCGGGATTGCCCGAGGAGCGCTTCCGGCCGATGCGGCCGGGGCTGGTGTGGGAGGCGTGA
- a CDS encoding class I SAM-dependent methyltransferase, which translates to MSGRDADTLGFYAAEAQVYAGRARELGEARLRRFAELIPTGGQVLELGCGGGQDSEALLGLGLDVMPTDGSPELAAQAQKRLGRPVSVLLFENLVADAAFDGVWANACLLHVPRPALPGIVARVHRALRPGGVFYASYKAGEAEGRDRFGRYYNYPDAAWLRTAYGENGWSRIDIEEDLGGGYDQEPTRWLHATAIKLS; encoded by the coding sequence ATGAGCGGACGCGACGCGGATACGCTCGGCTTCTACGCGGCCGAGGCACAGGTCTATGCCGGGCGCGCCCGCGAACTCGGCGAGGCGCGGTTGCGACGCTTCGCCGAACTCATACCGACAGGCGGCCAAGTGCTCGAACTCGGCTGCGGCGGCGGGCAGGACAGCGAAGCCCTGCTCGGGCTCGGCCTCGACGTCATGCCGACCGACGGCTCGCCCGAGCTCGCCGCACAGGCGCAGAAGCGCCTTGGCCGGCCGGTCTCCGTGCTGCTGTTCGAAAACCTCGTGGCGGATGCTGCCTTCGACGGCGTCTGGGCCAATGCCTGCCTGCTGCATGTCCCGCGGCCGGCCCTGCCCGGTATCGTCGCGAGAGTGCATCGGGCCTTGCGGCCGGGGGGCGTCTTCTACGCCAGCTACAAAGCCGGCGAGGCGGAAGGCCGCGACCGCTTCGGCCGCTACTACAACTATCCGGACGCTGCGTGGCTGCGCACGGCCTATGGCGAGAACGGCTGGAGCCGCATCGATATCGAGGAGGATCTGGGCGGCGGCTACGACCAGGAGCCGACACGCTGGCTGCACGCGACGGCGATCAAGTTGTCTTGA
- a CDS encoding LysE family translocator has product MTFEAWAAFAAATAILLVIPGPTILLVISYALGQGWRTALPMAVGVALGDFTAMTLSMLGVGALLATSATIFTALKWAGAAYLIYLGVKLFRAGGSLDAEPRRDASSTLKMLGHAWLVTALNPKSITFFVAFLPQFLDPKADFWTQMLIFEATFITLAFANAFGYALIASRARTLVGNPRAIGLFNKAGGTLLIGAGIATVAVRSGSN; this is encoded by the coding sequence ATGACCTTCGAAGCCTGGGCCGCCTTCGCCGCCGCCACCGCCATCCTCCTCGTCATCCCCGGGCCGACCATCCTGCTGGTGATCTCCTATGCGCTCGGCCAGGGCTGGCGCACCGCACTGCCGATGGCGGTCGGCGTCGCGCTCGGCGATTTCACCGCGATGACCTTGTCGATGCTCGGGGTCGGCGCGCTGCTCGCCACCTCCGCGACGATCTTCACCGCGCTGAAATGGGCGGGCGCGGCCTATCTGATCTATCTCGGCGTCAAGCTCTTCCGGGCCGGCGGCAGCCTCGATGCCGAGCCGCGCCGGGACGCGAGCTCGACGCTGAAGATGCTCGGCCATGCCTGGCTGGTGACGGCGCTGAACCCGAAGAGCATCACCTTCTTCGTCGCCTTCCTGCCGCAGTTCCTCGACCCGAAGGCCGACTTCTGGACGCAGATGCTGATCTTCGAGGCGACCTTCATCACCCTCGCCTTCGCCAACGCCTTCGGCTACGCGCTGATCGCCTCGCGCGCCCGCACCCTCGTCGGCAATCCCCGTGCGATCGGCCTGTTCAACAAGGCCGGCGGCACATTGCTGATCGGCGCCGGCATCGCCACCGTCGCGGTGCGCTCGGGCAGCAACTAA
- a CDS encoding type II toxin-antitoxin system PemK/MazF family toxin, with the protein MPSFEQGDVVRVPFPYTDRATRQHRPALVVSAGGIGDGAALLWVVMITSAENRPWPGDVPLGAQYREAGLPAPSTIRPCKIATIEARHAQAIGRIGSEQLAEVMTALHGYLRAR; encoded by the coding sequence ATGCCGAGCTTTGAGCAGGGCGACGTCGTCCGTGTCCCCTTTCCCTATACCGATCGCGCGACGCGCCAGCATCGGCCAGCGCTGGTCGTGTCGGCCGGCGGCATTGGAGACGGCGCTGCGCTGCTTTGGGTTGTGATGATCACCAGCGCAGAGAACCGTCCTTGGCCGGGTGACGTGCCGCTGGGAGCGCAATACCGTGAAGCGGGGCTACCCGCGCCATCGACGATCCGCCCTTGCAAGATCGCCACGATCGAGGCGCGCCATGCGCAAGCGATCGGCCGGATCGGCAGCGAGCAGCTTGCAGAAGTCATGACGGCCTTGCACGGCTATCTGCGCGCAAGATAG
- a CDS encoding type II toxin-antitoxin system PrlF family antitoxin, whose amino-acid sequence MITSKLTSKAQTTIPQSVRAALKLRDGDEIAYVIADDHVVISKATSPAAEDPFATFGEWDSEADRKAYAEL is encoded by the coding sequence ATGATCACAAGCAAGCTGACAAGCAAGGCGCAGACGACGATTCCGCAATCGGTCCGCGCCGCCCTCAAGCTCCGGGATGGCGATGAGATCGCCTATGTGATCGCCGACGATCATGTCGTGATCAGCAAGGCGACCTCGCCGGCTGCTGAAGACCCGTTCGCGACATTCGGCGAATGGGACAGCGAGGCGGATCGGAAGGCTTATGCCGAGCTTTGA
- a CDS encoding CAP domain-containing protein, translating into MTRHVGAALLTALLLAGCAGAQRETTAPSPRKIERLAAVKADPAEAVRILNAYRAGKGLGPVRLDSTLTTMAQRQSDAMAASDDLSHSAAGSFSSRVNGAGLDTVRAAENLGAGYYSTQEAFDGWKKSSGHEANLSMPQATRIGLALAKNPQTRYGAWWTLVLAGEPEKRQEMSAGPLVPVRGSGTTTFRWGAPL; encoded by the coding sequence ATGACAAGACATGTGGGCGCAGCCCTCCTGACCGCCCTGCTTCTGGCCGGCTGCGCCGGGGCGCAGCGCGAAACCACGGCGCCGAGCCCGCGCAAGATCGAGCGCCTCGCCGCGGTGAAGGCCGATCCGGCCGAAGCGGTGCGTATCCTCAACGCCTATCGCGCCGGCAAGGGCCTCGGCCCGGTCCGGCTCGATTCGACACTGACCACGATGGCCCAGCGCCAGTCCGACGCGATGGCGGCCAGCGACGACCTCTCGCATAGCGCCGCCGGTAGCTTCAGTTCCCGGGTCAACGGCGCCGGCCTCGACACGGTGCGGGCCGCGGAGAATCTCGGGGCCGGTTACTACTCGACGCAGGAAGCCTTCGACGGCTGGAAGAAATCGTCGGGCCACGAGGCCAATCTCTCCATGCCGCAGGCGACGCGCATCGGCCTTGCCCTCGCAAAGAATCCGCAGACCCGCTACGGCGCCTGGTGGACGCTGGTGCTGGCGGGCGAACCCGAGAAGCGGCAGGAAATGTCGGCCGGGCCGCTGGTCCCCGTGCGCGGCAGCGGGACGACCACCTTCCGCTGGGGCGCGCCGCTCTAA
- a CDS encoding SgcJ/EcaC family oxidoreductase, producing MGDDEQAIRELVETWMSATKAGDAATVLDLMSDDVVFMVPGAEPFGKEAFAAALKGLGTMTIEGRSDIHELSVLGDIAWLRNRIEMTATAPDGKAIRRSGYTLTILRKEADGRWRLSRDANLLTTQD from the coding sequence ATGGGCGATGACGAACAGGCGATCCGGGAACTCGTCGAGACCTGGATGAGCGCGACCAAGGCGGGCGATGCGGCGACCGTGCTCGACCTGATGAGTGACGACGTGGTCTTCATGGTTCCCGGCGCCGAGCCCTTTGGCAAGGAGGCTTTCGCCGCCGCGCTGAAGGGGCTGGGAACGATGACGATCGAGGGCCGCAGCGACATCCATGAGCTCTCAGTGCTCGGCGACATCGCCTGGCTGCGCAACCGGATCGAGATGACGGCGACCGCGCCGGACGGCAAGGCCATCCGCCGTTCCGGATACACGCTGACGATCCTGCGCAAGGAAGCCGACGGGCGCTGGCGGCTCTCCCGCGACGCCAATCTGCTGACGACGCAGGATTAG
- the ffh gene encoding signal recognition particle protein, with translation MFGTLSDRLSGILSGLTRRGALTEDDVNAALREVRRALLEADVALEVVRSFTDKVRERAVGAEVLKSVTPGQQVIKIVNDVLIDTLGGEGEGITFDAVPPVPILMVGLQGSGKTTSTAKIARRLTDRDKKKVLMASLDTRRPAAMEQLAILGKQVGVETLPIVAGQSAVQIARRAIEAGKLGGYDVVMLDTAGRVTLDEALMAEVAEVKAATNPHEVLLVADALTGQDAVNTARAFDGRVGLTGIVLTRMDGDGRGGAALSMRAVTGKPIKLVGTGEKTDALEDFHPSRVANRILGMGDIVGLVEKAAATVDADKAQELAQRLAKGNFDLGDLRTQLQQMEKMGGLGGLMGMLPGMAQMKNQIASSKMDDKVIARQIAIINSMTAAERRNPDLLKNSRKKRIAAGSGTSPEAINKLLKMHRQMADMMKQMSRQKGGMLGKLGSMFGLGGGGMPAGMPDPSKMDPAQLAELQKQLGAGGGLPSLPSGGFPGLPKGVTPPAGMMPKLPGLGGMPGLGNNPFKKK, from the coding sequence ATGTTCGGCACGCTGAGCGATAGACTTTCCGGCATCCTCTCGGGCCTGACCCGCAGGGGCGCGCTGACCGAGGACGACGTCAACGCCGCGTTGCGCGAGGTGCGCCGGGCGCTGCTCGAGGCCGACGTCGCGCTCGAGGTCGTGCGCAGCTTCACCGACAAGGTCCGTGAGCGCGCCGTCGGCGCCGAGGTGCTGAAGTCGGTCACGCCCGGCCAGCAGGTCATCAAGATCGTCAACGACGTCCTGATCGACACGCTCGGCGGCGAGGGCGAAGGCATCACCTTCGACGCCGTGCCGCCGGTGCCGATCCTGATGGTGGGTCTGCAAGGTTCGGGTAAAACGACCTCGACCGCGAAGATCGCCAGGCGCCTGACCGATCGGGACAAGAAGAAGGTCCTGATGGCGTCGCTCGATACGCGCCGTCCGGCCGCGATGGAGCAGCTCGCCATCCTCGGCAAGCAGGTCGGCGTCGAGACGCTGCCGATCGTCGCCGGCCAGTCGGCCGTGCAGATCGCGCGGCGCGCCATCGAAGCCGGCAAGCTCGGCGGCTACGACGTCGTCATGCTCGACACCGCCGGCCGCGTCACGCTCGACGAGGCGCTGATGGCCGAGGTCGCCGAGGTCAAGGCGGCGACCAATCCCCATGAAGTCCTGCTCGTCGCCGACGCGCTGACCGGCCAGGACGCGGTCAACACGGCGCGGGCCTTCGACGGCCGCGTCGGCCTTACCGGCATTGTCCTGACCCGCATGGACGGCGACGGCCGCGGCGGCGCGGCGCTTTCGATGCGCGCCGTCACCGGCAAGCCGATCAAGCTCGTCGGCACCGGCGAGAAGACAGACGCGCTCGAGGACTTCCATCCCTCGCGCGTCGCCAACCGCATCCTCGGCATGGGCGACATCGTCGGCCTGGTCGAGAAGGCGGCCGCCACGGTTGACGCCGACAAGGCGCAGGAACTGGCGCAGCGCCTCGCCAAGGGCAATTTCGATCTCGGCGACCTGCGCACCCAGCTCCAGCAGATGGAGAAGATGGGCGGCCTCGGCGGGCTGATGGGCATGCTGCCTGGTATGGCCCAGATGAAGAACCAGATCGCCAGCTCGAAGATGGACGACAAGGTCATCGCCCGGCAGATCGCGATCATCAATTCGATGACGGCGGCCGAGCGTCGCAATCCCGATCTGCTCAAGAACAGCCGAAAGAAGCGCATCGCTGCCGGCTCCGGCACCTCGCCCGAGGCGATCAACAAGCTGCTCAAGATGCATCGCCAGATGGCGGACATGATGAAGCAGATGTCCCGCCAGAAGGGCGGCATGCTCGGCAAGCTCGGCAGCATGTTCGGGCTCGGTGGTGGCGGCATGCCGGCCGGCATGCCCGACCCCTCGAAGATGGATCCCGCCCAGCTCGCCGAACTGCAGAAGCAGCTCGGCGCCGGTGGCGGCCTGCCTTCGCTGCCTTCGGGCGGCTTCCCCGGTCTGCCCAAGGGCGTCACCCCGCCCGCCGGCATGATGCCGAAATTGCCCGGCCTCGGCGGCATGCCCGGCCTCGGCAACAACCCGTTCAAGAAGAAGTAA
- the rpsP gene encoding 30S ribosomal protein S16 — protein MSLKIRLTRGGAKKRPYYRIVVADARSPRDGRFIEKIGAYDPMKAKDSPERVVLDLEKAKAWLAKGAQPTDRVLRFLDAAGVSKRPARNNPNKAVPGDKAKERAEKKAEKAAAPAAE, from the coding sequence ATGTCCCTGAAGATCCGCCTGACCCGTGGTGGCGCCAAGAAGCGCCCGTACTATCGCATCGTCGTCGCCGACGCCCGCTCGCCGCGCGATGGCCGCTTCATCGAGAAGATCGGCGCCTACGACCCGATGAAGGCCAAGGACTCTCCCGAGCGCGTTGTCCTGGATCTGGAAAAAGCCAAGGCCTGGCTTGCCAAGGGCGCCCAGCCGACCGATCGCGTCCTGCGCTTCCTCGACGCTGCCGGCGTGTCCAAGCGCCCGGCCCGCAATAACCCGAACAAGGCTGTTCCCGGCGACAAGGCCAAGGAGCGCGCCGAGAAGAAGGCCGAGAAGGCCGCCGCCCCTGCGGCTGAGTGA